A window of the Glaciimonas sp. CA11.2 genome harbors these coding sequences:
- a CDS encoding ion transporter codes for MTTTVFKKPHFGKPDQSWRARLYTVIFEADTVAGRRFDTGLLIIIVLSVATVIVDSIGTIRARDFLILNGLEWLFTILFTIEYVVRLLCVKRPLRYATSLFGVIDLLSILPTYLAILLPEFHFLIDVRLLRMLRVFRVLKLPRYYDESQVLLQALRNSRHKIFVFLGAVIIMSVILGTIMYVIEGPENGFTSIPVGMYWAIVTLTTTGYGDIHPKTPFGQLITSMAMLLGYGIIALPTGIVGVELAMSMMRGTPTTRTCVNCLTEGHEADSLFCKHCGEALPPYQYDAIATSPPRK; via the coding sequence ATGACAACAACGGTTTTTAAAAAGCCCCATTTTGGTAAGCCCGATCAATCTTGGCGGGCGCGACTATATACAGTCATTTTTGAGGCTGACACTGTTGCCGGGCGGCGTTTTGACACAGGGCTATTAATTATCATTGTTCTGAGTGTTGCCACGGTTATCGTCGATAGCATCGGCACAATTCGGGCTCGCGATTTTTTGATATTGAACGGATTGGAATGGCTATTTACCATCCTCTTCACGATTGAATATGTCGTTCGTTTGCTTTGCGTGAAGCGGCCGTTGCGCTATGCGACAAGCTTGTTTGGGGTGATTGACCTGTTGTCGATATTACCCACATACCTGGCTATATTGTTGCCCGAGTTTCACTTCCTCATTGATGTGCGGTTGCTGCGGATGTTACGCGTGTTTCGAGTCTTAAAATTACCGCGTTATTACGATGAATCGCAGGTTTTGTTACAGGCACTGCGTAATAGTCGGCACAAGATATTTGTGTTTCTCGGTGCCGTGATCATCATGAGCGTCATTCTTGGAACGATCATGTATGTCATTGAGGGACCGGAGAATGGCTTTACCAGTATACCTGTCGGCATGTATTGGGCCATCGTGACGCTGACTACCACCGGGTATGGCGATATCCATCCTAAAACGCCATTCGGACAGTTGATTACCTCCATGGCCATGTTGCTCGGTTACGGCATCATTGCTTTGCCGACAGGCATTGTTGGGGTAGAGCTGGCCATGAGCATGATGCGAGGGACACCGACCACGCGCACTTGTGTAAATTGTTTAACTGAAGGTCATGAAGCTGACTCGTTATTCTGTAAACATTGTGGCGAAGCATTGCCACCTTATCAATATGATGCCATCGCCACTTCCCCGCCGCGGAAGTAA